The nucleotide window AACCGACGGATATTCCGAACGGTCCGCTGAGCCGATTTCAGGGGAAGCGAGCCAATCGCGAAGAGACGCTTCAATTGCTTGAGAACCTGAGTGCCGCGCTTGCGGACGCCGGGGAAGGTGCGTTAGCGGACGCCCAGCTGCAGGAGATCTTCAGCGCACTCTGGCCAAAGCTGGACGCGGCTCTCCAATCGATCCCTGCCGTTGAGGCAAAGCCCAAGGCGCGCGGAGTGGATGACATGACGAAGGAAATTCTTGAGATCGTCAGAGGTATTGATCGAGCGGTGGCTGCCACCTCGTCGGCAACAGTTCCAGATCAATCAGTTAGCCTTTGGGCCTCGGGAATCGGAAGGCACTCCAAAAAGGCGGGCTCGAAGTCCTGAAGCAAAGTGCGCGTACGATCGTAAACGTCGAGTTCCCTGAGTTTGAAATTGCGAATATGTCCACTCACCGAAGCAAGGTTGTTGTACAAGCGAAGTACAAGGCGACGGGCGATTCGTACGCGCTTCCAATGATGACTTATGAAGATGCTTCGCTCGATCTCGCGGGGTTTCTGAATCAACTGCGAGTCCAGCTTAGGGAGTTACAGGAAGGGCTGGCGCAGAAATAGCGACCGAGCACGCGGCCGGATCCGGCCAACATATTCCGTCGACGGGCACCGCGCCCTCCATTCGAGCCTCGCTCGGATGCGAGGGCGCTTTCGTTTGGAGGTCAGAAGCTCCACAGCGCCGCCGGATGTTTCAACCACGTCGCGATCCAGAGCAGTGCCAGCACGAGCGCAGCCGGCACGAGCTGAATCGTCTCGGCGTGCTGAATGTGCGTTGCGACAGCGCCGCCCATGAACGCCGATGCGAACACGAGGCCGAACGAACGGGTGCGTGGCAGCAGAAAGAGCACGCCACTGATGATCTCGAGCGTGGCAACGAGCGGCACGGTGTGAACGAACCCGTACTGTTTGAGCGGCCCCACGACAGGTGGAACGGCGAGCATCTTGACCGTCCCGGACGCCATTAGAAGCACTCCAACAAGGATCGTAAGCCCGGTGCCGGTGCGGCGGCGCGCGACGGACATCGAGGTGGACGATTCAGTGTGATAGGATGTCATGGTTGTCAGGAAGACGGCAAAGAACGTTGATGAGGTTGCCGGTCGGGTCCCGAGAGAGCGTCGAAGATTGCC belongs to Gemmatimonadaceae bacterium and includes:
- a CDS encoding DoxX family protein — protein: MTSYHTESSTSMSVARRRTGTGLTILVGVLLMASGTVKMLAVPPVVGPLKQYGFVHTVPLVATLEIISGVLFLLPRTRSFGLVFASAFMGGAVATHIQHAETIQLVPAALVLALLWIATWLKHPAALWSF